From one Lolium rigidum isolate FL_2022 chromosome 4, APGP_CSIRO_Lrig_0.1, whole genome shotgun sequence genomic stretch:
- the LOC124649582 gene encoding disease resistance protein RGA2-like, giving the protein MEALISAVVGDIISRAISIMFGKCREQKTTEEDLQRLHQLLMRISAVVEEAQGRCVTNRGMIRQISAVKEHMFRGYFLLDAFRCRGKKMEDKEVSFAKSKFNRAKRLRLLSSNSQIESMIIGRDSSKELKQVILVLENMVADMKEFAIFLMSYPRIYRQPYGAYLFFDKYMFGRQMERELAISFLLHDEPPGNEKIGVLPIVGPSLVGKSTLVEHVCYDDRVRNHFSLILLYIENDLKDEAVTTFRDNCVIKHQNVALNGERSLLIIELLGDVHRVAWKRLLQSAERCMTRGGKIIITSRSEKTVSFGTTKALRLNYLSKEAYWYFFRMLVFGSTDPEEHPKLTSIAMEIACEMCGSFMFAYIVASLLKANLSARLWCRVLRHLTEHRKKNLFLLGEYPLADRPRYVWSMAKTWQGSEVIKFFICGDYQKRPASHGEDPKITAVDLLSGTWSTMPQGKFEVLSWKSRIPPYYIYTANCQFVRRESGLTLTA; this is encoded by the coding sequence ATGGAGGCCCTTATCTCTGCAGTTGTTGGTGATATTATCAGCAGAGCCATATCCATCATGTTCGGGAAGTGCCGCGAGCAGAAAACCACTGAGGAggacctgcagaggctgcaccaacTGCTTATGAGGATATCTGCAGTCGTCGAGGAGGCCCAAGGGCGGTGCGTTACAAACCGAGGGATGATCCGTCAGATTAGCGCCGTGAAAGAGCATATGTTCAGAGGGTACTTCCTTCTCGACGCCTTCAGGTGCAGAGGGAAGAAaatggaggacaaggaggtgaGTTTTGCTAAATCCAAATTTAATCGGGCTAAGCGCTTACGCCTCCTTTCTAGCAATAGTCAAATTGAGAGCATGATAATTGGTAGAGATAGCAGTAAGGAGTTAAAGCAGGTTATTCTTGTCCTGGAGAACATGGTTGCTGATATGAAGGAGTTCGCTATATTTCTGATGAGCTACCCTCGCATATATCGACAACCTTATGGGGCATACTTATTTTTTGACAAGTACATGTTCGGCCGCCAAATGGAGAGGGAACTAGCCATCAGCTTCTTGCTGCACGATGAGCCTCCAGGGAATGAAAAAATTGGTGTCCTTCCAATTGTTGGTCCTTCACTTGTTGGGAAGAGTACTCTTGTGGAACATGTCTGCTACGATGACCGTGTGCGCAATCACTTCTCCTTGATCTTGCTCTACATCGAAAACGACCTAAAAGATGAAGCAGTGACAACTTTTAGAGATAATTGTGTGATCAAGCATCAAAATGTTGCCTTGAATGGAGAAAGGTCGTTGCTCATCATTGAGCTCTTAGGGGACGTGCATAGAGTGGCATGGAAGAGGTTGCTGCAGTCTGCTGAAAGATGCATGACACGTGGGGGCAAAATCATAATTACTAGCCGGTCAGAGAAGACAGTCAGTTTTGGAACAACAAAAGCCCTCAGGCTAAATTATTTGTCTAAAGAAGCTTACTGGTATTTCTTCAGGATGCTCGTGTTTGGCAGCACAGATCCAGAGGAGCACCCAAAGTTAACGTCCATAGCCATGGAGATAGCCTGTGAAATGTGTGGATCTTTCATGTTCGCATATATTGTTGCCAGCTTACTGAAAGCAAATCTCAGTGCTCGCCTCTGGTGCAGAGTTCTCAGACACCTTACGGAGCACAGGAAGAAGAATCTCTTCTTGTTAGGTGAATATCCTCTTGCGGATCGGCCTCGGTATGTTTGGAGCATGGCCAAAACTTGGCAAGGTTCTGaggttattaagttctttatatgTGGTGACTACCAAAAAAGGCCTGCTTCTCACGGCGAGGATCCGAAGATAACAGCAGTGGATCTGCTGTCAGGGACCTGGAGCACTATGCCACAGGGGAAATTTGAGGTCTTGTCATGGAAGTCTCGCATACCACCATACTACATCTACACAGCTAATTGCCAGTTTGTCCGGCGTGAGAGTGGTCTCACCCTCACAGCATAG
- the LOC124707131 gene encoding splicing factor U2af small subunit B, which translates to MAEHLASIFGTEKDRVNCPFYFKIGACRHGDRCSRLHNRPTTSPTIVLANMYQRPDMITPGVDAQGQAIAPEKMQEHFEDFYEDIYEELSKFGEVETLNVCDNLADHMIGNVYVQFREEEQAVAAHNALQGRFYSGRPIIVEYSPVTDFREATCRQYEENSCNRGGYCNFMHVKQIGRELRRKLYGGRSRRSHGRSRSPSPQNRRDNRDRGGDFRRDGRDGGGYRGGGGDGGYRGGGGDGGYRGGGGDGGYRGGDGGYRGGDGGYRGGGGGGRRGGGGGGRYDRHDGGDRRRYGGSPPRRGRSPVRENSEERRAKIEQWNREREEKK; encoded by the coding sequence ATGGCGGAGCACTTGGCTTCAATATTTGGCACTGAGAAGGACAGGGTCAACTGCCCCTTTTACTTCAAGATTGGAGCTTGCCGTCATGGGGATCGTTGCTCCCGTCTGCACAACAGGCCAACCACATCACCAACTATTGTGCTTGCTAACATGTATCAGCGACCTGATATGATCACCCCTGGAGTTGATGCCCAAGGCCAGGCTATTGCTCCTGAGAAGATGCAGGAGCACTTTGAGGACTTCTATGAGGACATCTATGAGGAGCTGAGCAAGTTTGGTGAGGTTGAGACCCTGAATGTATGTGACAACCTTGCTGACCATATGATTGGCAATGTCTATGTCCAGTTCAGGGAGGAAGAGCAGGCAGTGGCTGCTCACAACGCCCTTCAGGGCCGTTTTTACTCTGGCCGCCCTATTATTGTGGAGTACTCCCCTGTGACAGACTTCCGTGAGGCCACCTGTAGGCAGTATGAGGAGAACAGCTGCAACCGTGGTGGCTACTGTAATTTCATGCACGTGAAGCAGATTGGCAGAGAGCTCAGGAGGAAGCTGTATGGGGGGCGTTCCAGGAGGAGCCACGGGAGAAGCCGCAGCCCAAGCCCACAGAACAGGAGAGACAACCGTGATCGCGGTGGTGACTTCCGCCGTGATGGTCGTGATGGTGGTGGCTACcgtggaggtggtggtgatggtggttaccgtggaggtggtggtgatggtggctaccgtggaggtggtggtgatggcggctaccgtggtggcgatggcggttaccgtggtggagatggtggctaccgtggcggtggcggtggtgggaggaggggtggaggtggaggtggcaggTATGACAGGCACGATGGTGGAGACAGGCGCAGGTATGGTGGCAGCCCACCGAGGCGTGGAAGGAGCCCTGTCAGGGAAAACAGTGAGGAGCGGAGGGCGAAGATTGAGCAGTGGAACCGTGAGCGGGAGGAGAAGAAGTGA
- the LOC124649586 gene encoding protein N-lysine methyltransferase METTL21A translates to MRFTASPVVELPVGGAVLSFEQDNDSFEVGTSVWNSSLVLVKFAERCLGDPALPFADALRFPGTRAIELGSGCGPAGMGLSRLGLADLVLTDIAAVLPALRRNLRRNRCHLPRAPRLAQLHWNCPAHLTQLASPRRFDLVVAADVVYVQESVPHLVAAMDALADAERGVVLLGYQIRSPEAHQAFWEAVPAAFPVIEKVPREHLDPDYAFEESDVFILRRRPRQ, encoded by the coding sequence atgcgctTCACGGCGTCTCCGGTGGTAGAGCTCCCGGTGGGCGGCGCGGTGCTGAGCTTCGAGCAGGACAACGACTCCTTCGAGGTGGGAACCTCCGTCTGGAACTCCTCCCTGGTCCTCGTCAAGTTCGCCGAGCGCTGCCTGGGGGACCCTGCCCTCCCCTTCGCCGACGCCCTCCGCTTCCCGGGAACCCGCGCCATCGAGCTCGGCTCCGGATGCGGGCCCGCCGGCATGGGGCTCTCCCGCCTCGGCCTCGCCGACCTCGTGCTCACCGACATCGCCGCCGTCCTCCCCGCGCTCCGCCGTAACCTCCGCCGCAACCGCTGCCACCTCCCCCGCGCGCCCCGCCTCGCCCAGCTCCACTGGAACTGCCCCGCGCACCTCACCCAGCTCGCCTCCCCGCGCCGCTTcgacctcgtcgtcgccgccgacgtcgtcTACGTCCAGGAGTCGGTGCCCCACCTCGTCGCGGCCATGGACGCGCTCGCTGACGCCGAGCGCGGCGTCGTGCTCCTCGGGTACCAGATCCGGTCCCCCGAGGCGCACCAGGCGTTCTGGGAAGCTGTGCCGGCCGCCTTCCCGGTGATCGAGAAGGTGCCGCGTGAGCACCTCGACCCGGATTACGCCTTTGAGGAATCCGATGTGTTCATACTCCGCAGGAGGCCGAGGCAGTGA
- the LOC124649587 gene encoding monothiol glutaredoxin-S9-like: MYQAIPYSAGRLPSWPRAMPSSAEVPEAGSVAAADHQAAAARSGDGGEAVRRAVAESPVVVVGRRGCCLSHVVKRLLQGLGVNPAVHEIADDAELAALANAEGEVAALPAVFVGGRLLGGLDRLMAVHISGELVPILKSAGALWL, translated from the coding sequence ATGTACCAGGCCATCCCGTACAGCGCCGGCCGCCTGCCGTCGTGGCCGCGGGCTATGCCATCATCAGCGGAGGTTCCGGAGGCTGGCTCCGTCGCCGCGGCCGAtcaccaggcggcggcggcgaggagcgggGACGGCGGGGAGGCGGTGAGGAGGGCGGTGGCGGAGagcccggtggtggtggtggggaggcGCGGGTGCTGCCTCAGCCACGTGGTGAAGCGGCTGCTGCAGGGGCTCGGCGTGAACCCGGCCGTGCACGAGATCGCCGACGACGCCGAGCTCGCCGCCCTCGCCAACGCGGAGGGCGAGGTGGCGGCGCTCCCGGCGGTGTTCGTCGGCGGGCGCCTCCTCGGCGGGCTCGACAGGCTCATGGCCGTCCACATCTCCGGCGAGCTCGTGCCCATCCTCAAGAGCGCCGGCGCGCTCTGGCTCTGA
- the LOC124707133 gene encoding LOW QUALITY PROTEIN: protein ECERIFERUM 16 (The sequence of the model RefSeq protein was modified relative to this genomic sequence to represent the inferred CDS: inserted 1 base in 1 codon), producing MDPKAAARSKRSHTVHGRRTHQTPAAAAAHKQKRAAAASGGSSTSAPRSRNLPSNWDRYESEPEAEDPAEWTGEVAPRSKGADFAYLLEQARAQPREDRGLTAPGLLASQDSSFGFMQASTSMLEARGEGIMSWFEDDNFILDDDLAPDFEVPFLSMDLNALATQLSKIKLYQRLFIEKDLLPEDLDVASEDEDDEIVIQCDTTLETDAKESLVQHNLKDIKHAKGSHDHASSIHCNDQMNTXYHLECFAEEETAASPKISARLVHSDTEEDKSYTGITDTVPSTAHIEQSKLEMVAPEEELDMLLNSLGGTHLSSSNVDESFGNHSTLERMKINKSNEKVTSGTSSKLPPLSALDDDLDTLLSLPVQNEGFAASSLTSRPTFDSDNNIDFRYAKQIDVTSIDDSVDDLLADSPFCVNDKKQTTPAQSQQNSSNSHVPHSGSSNVSDDFDSWFDSLQK from the exons ATGGATCCCAAGGCGGCGGCGAGGTCGAAGCGCTCGCACACGGTGCACGGCCGCCGCACCCACCAGACgcccgcagcggcggcggcgcacaaGCAGAAGCGCGCGGCTGCAGCCAGCGGCgggtcctccacctccgcccCTCGCAGCCGCAACCTCCCCTCCAACTGGGACCGCTACGAGTCCGAACCCGAGGCCGAAGACCCTGCAGAATGGACCGGCGAGGTCGCGCCGCGCAGCAAGGGCGCCGACTTCGCCTACCTGCTCGAgcaggcgcgggcccagccccgcGAGGACCGGGGCCTCACCGCGCCGGGCCTGCTCGCCTCCCAGGACTCGTCATTTG GTTTTATGCAGGCTTCTACCTCTATGCTTGAAGCTAGAGGGGAAGGGATTATGTCCTGGTTTGAAGATGATAATTTCATTTTAGATGATGATTTGGCACCAGATTTTGAG GTGCCGTTTCTCTCCATGGATCTCAATGCATTGGCCACCCAGCTTTCGAAGATTAAGCTCTACCAGAGGCTTTTTATAGAAAAAGATCTACTGCCCGAGGATCTG GATGTTGCTTCtgaagacgaagacgatgaaatAGTGATTCAATGTGACACAACGTTGGAGACTGATGCTAAAGAAAGTTTGGTTCAACATAACCTGAAGGACATAAAGCACGCAAAAGGTAGTCACGACCACGCCAGCAGCATTCATTGTAATGACCAAATGAATA ATTATCATTTGGAATGTTTTGCAGAAGAAGAAACTGCAGCATCGCCCAAAATTAGTGCTCGACTTGTGCATTCAGACACTGAAGAAGATAAAAGCTATACAGGAATTACAGATACTGTTCCAAGTACAGCCCATATCGAACAGTCGAAGCTTGAGATGGTTGCTCCAGAAGAAGAACTTGACATGCTTCTTAATTCACTTGGTGGGACTCACCTTTCTAGCTCCAATGTAGATGAGTCGTTTGGAAACCATTCAACTTTGGAACGTATGAAGATCAACAAATCAAATGAGAAAGTCACGTCTGGCACCTCGTCCAAATTGCCGCCACTTTCAGCTCTTGATGATGATCTAGATACCTTGCTTTCCTTACCTGTCCAGAATGAAGGTTTTGCCGCATCAAGCTTAACTTCTCGACCAACTTTTGACTCTGACAACAACATTGACTTCAGATATGCCAAGCAGATTGATGTAACCTCTATTGATGATTCAGTGGATGATTTGCTTGCAGACTCCCCGTTCTGCGTGAATGACAAGAAACAAACTACACCTGCACAGTCGcagcagaacagctcaaattccCATGTGCCTCATTCTGGTTCCTCAAATGTCTCGGATGATTTTGATTCATGGTTTGATTCATTGCAGAAATAG